cactggttgatgaatcctctacaagcctcagaatcaccactgaagagcggaggtgcCGGAATCCAGGGTTCGGAGACATGGAACGGCGCCACTGGAATAGTGGCCGGAGCTGAAGCAGGAACCTGAGCCGTAGGAGTGAGAGCCGACAATTTGTCCAAAATGGCCTCAAGAGCTTGGCCAAAGTGCgtctgctgagcttcataggcctccatgcgtgaggcaATCCCACGAAAGGCTCTTCCGTAATCTGGTTGAGCCGCagcctcctcagatgggtccatggcccaattataatgtaagggcccgagggctcagtaggagtgcggaccaaggaggaggcaggtagtcaccgagttcgtagtacagaaggatcaggcaagagagtagtcgtgattcaggcaaaggttcagtccaggcagcaaagggtcaatccgaataacaggcaaggtaggtacacaggtAATCAGGCaacaataacacacccaggaattcacgaagagaaacctataattgggcgatGTCTGTAATGTCCAgagggctttatataggccaggtttggcgccaaggtttggacgcaatggcgtcatgacgctgacgctggcgtcctgacgctgacgcTCTGACGACCAATCGGCAAGCAGGAGGACGCAGGCGTCATAgagctgcgaccagcaggatccacatggtggggccgggagtcgccatcttggacgccgtcgccatcttggatgccgtcgccatcttgggaagaaacCTCTGTTTCCATTACACAAAGACCCAAATTTAACACAAACCCATACAGTATTCATCATGCATATTACTTAACACTCTGGAGCCATATCTGGTTTAATGACATGTGAAATATATAGGGAACAATGTTACCTTCTTGTGAAATAAAGGATATTAGAGGTTATCAATGAATTCCATGACAATGTTAAGGCACATGGCAATAGGCCATGATCAAATAAGTCAGTTATCCTTTGTTTCACTTGTAGTTTAGGTTAACATGTTTTAAAACCGGTAACTAGCTTATGTCTTTTTTCCATGATATATACCAAAGTCCAACATAGCTGTCCTTAATAGGACTTTAAACCTGTGACCTTCAAGGTATAATGGAACTGCAACTTTAAACTGCATCCAATGTGAATGCAGAATTAAAACCCAATGGCCTCATCTACAAAGcaagtgcaaagtacaatttttgaTGGATCCTCTGCAGCTTGTGTGCAGTACAGACACAAAATAATATCCATTTAAGTAAATGTTTTGTCTCTATTTGTGTTTAATGCTTCTGGTATTCGTTTATAATGGCATTAGTGTCTGATTCCCTTGGTGCCATGTAATCATTGATTTAACCCACTAAGTTAACAGACTGGTGTAAGTTCCAGGGTTCCCTGTCATCTGTTTGTGCACATGCTCTGTTAGTAAGAACAAGGTGGAAGGGGGCATTGCCATTCCCTACATGTAGCCTCCTATTGCtaagtgaatatactgtatggacTCATGTACTGTACCTTTTGTGAATAGCCGTCATGTGGGATTTTTAATGCAGCCAAACTATCACTTGTGTTGAGAAATGAATTCTGAaatctaatattcttatcatttgcaatattagattttttttagattattacaatgttatattataacagcaccaacattattattacatatacatactgtgtgtgtgtgtgtatatacacacacaaaaaagtctATTAACGTATTTTCTGTGGTGTGCATCCAGTAGATCATCAATCATAGATTACGATTGTCTAAGATGTAGTCCTCTGGCTATTGAACCCATACTCTTGGAATCCTTCAACCGCCAAATATCGTGGAGCTAGAATGAACACAGAACTTCTCAGTCAGTAATATCCTTAATTATATTAGGCATTCGTGTTTCAAAAAATTGTTTATTAGAGAGTCTGTTTTCCCAAAGCGAAGCACCTTTTGGGCCTGCATGATCAACATCTTACATTGCTTTTGTCAAGAAGAGCAGTTTCTTCATTTTCCCCATTTGGATTATATTTCATGGTTTTACCCCCTCACATGCAAAGATCTCATCGCATACAGATTGTGTTTTAGTGTGTTTCTGAGAAAGTATATATTCTTTGTAACTGGCATTGAccatttttagggggttatttattaagctccgaatacccgaaatctgaaaaattctgatttttcggaccttaaaaaaaacaacaactttttggGCAAAGGTCCGAAGTTTTCACGAACCTatattttttgaatgataaataaggtttgTTTGGGGAGTTGCTCGGAtgtttatcttagaaatactgagatcaATTCGgggcttgataaataaccccattaaagaCACAGAGTCTTTGAGAATAAAACATCAAATGTTGTAGAGGTGTCGTTATGTAAACTGTGGGGCTTGTTTACAATATTGATGGGTCTTATGGAGAGCAAAGTACTACTTTAATTCTAGGATGCTTATCCAATGTTTTGTTCTAGGATGAAACATCTCATTATACTTACAGTATGAAAGTTTTATGTttgtatgtgaaaaatgtaaaaatgtctaGAGAAGTAATATTTCCAGACAACAAATTTTGATTTGAGTATTGAGGATTCAAATGGCTTTTGAATATGAAACACCTTgaggaaaaaagacaaaatcatagccttaaaatatgaaataacctCCATATTCTAATATTTAATAGATAATATTTTTTAGATTGGTGATAGACCATCTTTTGCAAATCAACTCAATAAATGaatcaaatataataataaagtataataaggTATAATAAAACTGCTTTATCTCTCATTAAAAGTAAGTCCACACTTAGACATCAATACAGCACAGCACCAATGGAATTCCAACCCAtgagacattttctttttttattggctTTCCAGCAATCATTCTCAGTTACTGGCATTTCCAAGTGCTAAGGGAGATACATTTGAATAACTGGCCAAGTCATCTGTTCTCACTTAGGGATATCTTCAATATCTGGATTGTTTAAAATCATTTAAGGGTTCACTCAGGTTCTGGGGATATTGTCTTTGTCCAGAAATAGAGATTTTCTAACACTGTCTATCATTAACACCCTTGGCAAGGCACATAGGATTTCTCTGAACATGTTACCCTTAATCCAGCTCACATTTAATGTATCCACAGTTTACAGAATAATATACGGGCAAACAACGTTGGAGAAGACCAAGTTCATTCCCCACCCACCCTAGCAATAATAGGCAGGATTCCAGATTTTCAGTAGGGTTGTCTTCTCTATTTATCATTGTAGTTCATCCCATTCAAAACTAGAAGACAATCATAAAACGAAGAAAAAGTCCAACCAACccaagaaaaacaaagaattatttttctttaaaaaaaaataaaataaagtgaaataataaaaaacaacaaaacctgATACAAACAGGATAAATCCTTTTAGCCCTTTGACTTCAAGGTGAGGCTTCTAATGGTTTGCATTATAAGCCACATCAGTTGCCAAAGGATTAAGATAtaagtatagcattttttctctctctttacagcaaatatagaatttttttatcTGTACAGTATTATAGAGATCACAGTTTTGAATGCAGCTGCATGTGTTTTTACGAGAGCCTCCTTCTAGGCAAAGTCTGCACTGGAAGACTCAATTGAATAAGAAATCAACATAAAGAAAAAAGTTACTGTCTTTTGTAAGTTCATTTTTATCCTGTGGTGATGGTGGAAAGAAACAAAATAGGACACAAGTCAAACCACGCAAGTCAGATTATGAAATTACATGCGATAATGCAAACAAAGTTCAAATCCCTTCCCAAAActgactttttatatatttttttcgcttattttgtttaaaaaattaactCCTCTTCAcagttttagcattttttttgttttttaatttggtgCATATGCTCACaattgtgagtttttttgtaagcaattacatttttttatatgatatataataatcatatatttCTTGTTCATTCTTATAGACAGTTTTGAGTAAAAATTAGCTGCTGATAGTTTGAGTTTGGTCCTGTTAACCACATTTCCGCTAAAGAGACCTGCAGAGTGTTTCCACAGTGAATGCTCTGCTGGCCTCTCTGGCTGGGACAGGGTTAAGGGTAATGAAAGTAATCAAGTCACGAGTAGCTGGAGGCAAATGGGAGAGTTAAAAGACTCAGGACTTGTGCTGGGCAGAGACGCCCTTCCAGTAGTCTAGGATGTCATGGAGATCCTCATCTTTGGCAAACTGGACCTTTTTACGCAAGGCATGGCCGGCCGCCATATACTCTTCCTCTTTGTGGCGCTTGCGGTGCAGTTTGAAACGCTCCCAGATGCTGTGGGAAGGTTTGCAGGTGTACTCTGGGCTGGACGTATAGCTAAAATTGTGATAGTGGGGGGAAAGTTGGGAATATGCCAACTCCCTGGGCCGAGGACGGGTTAAAGGTTCCAGTATGGAAGGTTTACGCCCTCCAAGGTTGTCATGTGGAATAGGAGGTGGCTGCTGTTGCTCACTTTGATGTGAGCCAGGATAGGAATGTCGATGCTCTGTGTACTGGCGAATCTTCTCTGCTTCTGCTCTCAATATAGCAGCAGCTGGTGTCACAGTGAGGATGGTTACAGAAGTCGGGGAGGtcttttcaatgtattttgcttCAGATTTGTGAGCTGAGCCCTCTGAACGAAATGATCTGGGGCTACGAACAGAGCCGCTAGAAGAGGTGCTTGAGCGTTTTTGAGGAACTTCCATGCTATGATGTCGCTGCAGTGGGTGGGAGTAGCTATCCTTGTACACTGGAGACAGAAAACCATGTTTGCTTGGAATTTGCTCAGATATTAGAACTAGCTGGGGCTCTGCTGTAGAAACAGCTCCTGACTTAACTCCCTGGAAGGAAGTGGACTCAGATTTCAAGGCATCTATACAATTGTTTATAATTTGGTTAACTTTGTCCACCTCTTTAGCAATTGTGGATATCTCTGCCACAGAGCTCTGTGTGTCTGGTGGCATGGAAAGCTCACAGTCTCTTCGCTCTGGTTGTTCACCAGTTCGTACCTCCATATAGTTTCCCTTTGTAGCTTTAGGTGTCTCACTGGTTTCTATCAGTTTATACTGCTCAACCTCTCCAACTGAAGGCAAGTATTGAATGCGGGCTATTGTTTCTGCACTCATCATCTGCCCTTGGGACAGCTGAGTTATGCTTGGGGTCTCCATTTCTGGACCATACTTAAGCTCAATGATTGCTTTTTTCATGTTACCACCTGACTTTTTGTGCTTTTCTTCCTTCTGACGTTTTTTGCGCAGACAGTAATACACTATACCAAGTATTATGACCATACCAAACAGACAGCCAAGGATAGTCATAATATAGTGTGTGGCAGTGGATGGAGTAGGCACTGATTCTGTTTTGGTATGGCTGCGAGTGTAAAAGGCTATGCAGGTGTGGTTGAACCTGAGAGCATTACGAATGGATGCCACACAGTATGTATAATTTGTATTGGCTTTTAACCCTTCCAATTTAATGAATTCTTTTTCAGCATTAAGTTTTTGAATGTCTGTGAAGAAGCTATTGTTGTATTGGACCAAGATGTACATTTTGCTATATGGAGAAGGTATTTCTGCCACAAGAATTGCAtctgtgtgtgtctcagtgttaAGATTAACTTTGAGGCTGAATTTAGGATTGATAGAAGGAGTATGTACATCAATTAGGGGTGTAGTGCCATCTCCAGAATAGCAGTCCTCTTCGGAACATCCGTTATCTGGTGGACCAGTGGTAACTTGATACTTGGGAGATATAATGTGGGGCATAAGTGTATATGAACCATCAGTGCAGAGAGCAGACAGCATGCCAAGAGCATTTCGATATTTAGTTTGACCTTGACCCAACAAATAGTAACCATTATAATCTGGTGGAGAATTGCACTGCATGCGGTCAAAAGTGCGGGTCATGTTGGTGAAAATCTCAAGCCACTTCAGGAAGCCTAAGAGTTCACAAGAACAATAAAAAGGATTACTGTACAATTCACAAACAGTCAGCTTGCTGAGGCTTACAAAAGTGTTGCTGTCTAGCCTCTGGATGTAGTTCATAGACAAGTCAATGTTCATAATATTGGGGCACTCCCAGAAGGCATTAGGAGTCACTGTTTCAATATGATTTGCCTGGAGGTAGAGGTACTCCAACTTGTTAAGTCCTCTTAAAATTCCTTCAGTGAGATTTCTTAGTCTGTTATAACCAAGCTGGAGCACTTGTAAATTGAACTGACCTGCAAAAGCTCCATCTTCAATGTAGGATACCTCATTCTTGGTGAGGTTGAGGTACGTCAGGTTACCAAAACGGCTCAGGGATGAGTAATGAACACTCTTTATTTTATTCTCATTGAGTCTTAAGTCCACTATAGTACTGTTAATGTGCTGTGGTATAGCCTCATAGGGTGGTTGGTTCTGGCTGCAAATAGCAAGCCAAACAAATCCTTTGTCACCTTCAATCAACCAACAGTCTGCCTGTACTTGACCTGTGTAAATGAGGGCACACAGTGCAAGCACCCACAGACAGAGTGCTGGCATTACCATTCCTTTGTGACCTGCCATAGATAGGGAAGTCCTTTCTTATAttcttctaaaaatatatatcaatattatgGAGATTAACTCTCCTGTTACTTTTCTCCACATCTGTCCGTTCAAATGTGCTTAGCACATGGGAAGCTGATGCTcagtcttttatttttcaaaaggaaGACTTCTGGTGAACAGGTTCTTTGTCTACTCTGAAGGGCAGCTGGAAGCCAGTTCTTTGTGCATGTTGACAGCAAACTTTGTAGCCATCGAAGATTTAGGCATACGGTCCAAGTGATCTTTACAGATGACAGCTTTATTCCCTTGTCGTGAATTTCATGACGTTTATATCATTTTCCACTTAGGTACTTGGAATCACACATGCCCctgaaaagaagagaaaaaaaaccaataagcaatgtgcccaaatatttaaaaaaaagtaacaaaaagtcagaaatagcaATTTTGACAATAACTGAATGGTGCTAAGAAGCCAATCAGTAAATACCAATGCTAGAATAGAACATATTCAACAATCATAAAGTTTGAAAGTGCACGATGTAAGAGTTGGTGATTGTAATTTACTCATACTCATCCTTTACCTAACTTCTGTATTAAATCTGTCCCCTTACTCAACAAGGAAGGATAGTCATTTATTAAAGAGCACAGTCTGCAAATCTTGAGCATTACTGTAACCATTTGACCCCTTGCAATCAACATATCCTGCCCCCAAATGTTAGTTATTGCCTTATTTAGTACCTTAGTATAGATTTGGGtagaaaaaaaggattttgaaaAAAGGGGATGGTGTAAAGGAAAGGACACATTGCCATCCCAAGTATCAACAAGCTcttatgtttagtgatgggcgaatctgcgccgccgctttgctggaaaatttgtggatttcgtgcaaaattcacgaaacggcaaaaaaattgcgaaacggcgccagagtctcattttttttatgccggcatccatttttttggcaaaaatgcgtCGAAGTCCAAAAAACGGTTTTTCTCTGCTgtatcgcaaatttattcgccggtggcaaatcgcGTAAAatcactgcaaattcgcgcctggcgaataaattcgcccatcactacttatgtttAACAGCTGTACTGTGCTGTGAATAGGataaaaatcatcatcatcatttatttatatagcgctgtcaagatacgcattTAATAATGTGCAAACATTCATCATTCAAGAATAACACCCCTATTTAATGACTATGACAGTCCTACTCCAATCTTGCTATCATTACACCTAATATATTAAGAACGTAGAACTTATTTAGAGTAGCCACAGGTTAGGAGCAACTGCACCTGTCAAATTATTAAGGAATTCATTTTACACATTGTTGCCCTATGCCCTCcacatccttttttttaattctctttaaCATGTGTGTGAAAGAATTCTCTTTAGATTTTCTCCATTGCTATGAATTATGCATGTATTATCAACCCTTTGAATTCTCTTCTTCTCATTACACTGTGGTGTAATTTTCTCTCATTATGTAGCCAACACTCCCATATCTATGCTGAAATATCCTGTGTATGTACAGAGATTTTTCTATTCCTTGCATTGCGGCGAAAACTCTGTGATTTAAGTTAGAGTCTATGCAATTTGTACCTTGGATACCTttagtatacagtacacatttttcatccatttttttttcttttaatattcagTCACATTATTATGTCAAGTTATTTTGCCTAATCATCTGCGTATTTGTGTTTATGGTAATTAACCACATTTACCAAATTTTCagcttccaaatacttttttcagcttAGTTGTTtgtagattgttcaccataaacaaagtctttttttagttgaaaattccccggtggcaaaaaaattttggcgTGCGTCAGAAAAGTACATTTTGTCAAAACTGctacgcgtcaacactattcggaccaCCATTGATTTCCAGCTTACcgtagttgttttcagattgttcgccataaacaaagtatttttttagtttccatcttttattttttttacaattagtgatgggtggatAAATTCGGCAGgagcaaattcgtggcgaatttctaagtttcgccgccagcgaaaattcTCAAAACTCTCACGAATATTCACCGGCGGCACAAAAATGTTGGTGCAtgtcggaaaagtcacttgcgtcaaaaccattgcGCGTCAGCACTATTccgacatccattgactttaacggtgGCGTCAAAATAGACGCAAATTGACACAGCCATCAAAATTTGAGTTCCGCAAACGggaaaaattcgctcatcactagatacaattagttgatacatttctctgcaggatctgtggaatattagtaattattgtatcaattctaacagctgcctttaatggaactcatggattctgctcagcagggccaaagataacaaatgctaaaataaatcaatttaaaagAGTCCGCGACTCCCATTCCCAGATCTGCTTTAGATGGTGAAAAGTgaaacgttacacttcaatattagaaaactttcaaatagaaaatagaaagaatttggaaaaagtcttaatttctggtgatcttaaaccaaatgaactgaaaaaatagtttgaacaacccgtttaaataGTGACAGGTATTGATATTTGTATGAAATATAATAGAATACTGGCTTAGCTTTAGCAAGGGATACATGTTGAATAGCGGACAAAATTACTCCTAGCGCTGGTGGATGATTTGCTCATCATTTATTATCTAGAGAAATATCTAAATAGCTGTGTCACAGGtttctatagattttttttgcaatggaAAGACTAAATCCAAGGTCTTTACTGCACAGTTCTTTTGATGCTTGATAGCTTCTAAGATGAATTTCTGaagttattaaagtggacctgtcacccagacacaaaaatctgtataataaaagtccttttcaaactaaacatgaaatcaaatttctattttttattaaagcattcatagctgttgtaagctcatttaaaaatctcatctgtcaatcaaatattgtctgccactcctctatgccagtggcatagaggcggggcagacaattactttcactttccattcagcacttcctagatgtcactgctctccaaacattctcccattctctttaccatttaattgtgtaaccagtgcatggggatggacatcgggtcccctattctggtgcacaaacaagattctgagatgatacaaggcttgtcttaataacagtgtccacaaaatggctcctgcctgcttgctataattttgaaatcccatactgaaggaaaccagattcaaataatttataaagtgtaattaaagttaattttgcttgaataatgtgataaaattggattttgaataatttttttgggtgacgggtcccctttaacctgcTAAAAGATAAAAGAGAATGCACCAGGCCTGGGGCCTATCTAAGTCCTCTGATGTCTCCCCAGTATCAACAACACCCAATACcacaattaaccttttttttccctaccatttagggcagtggcaaaTGGGAAGATTTATCGCCCATCCTTATTTATGAGCAATCGCTCACAGGAAATAATTGAGATTGTTGGCGGTATGACCAAATATCgctaagtcgcccaaagttgcctctggtCACTTAGTGATATGTTGGTCATACCACCAgtgatttaaattatttcctatggagaggcatttttgggagatttgttgcccacactTAACAAATCTCCTGTGTGCCACTGTTCTTAAAGAACATATCTGGTTTATCATGCAAAGAAgttctgtaataaatatatttttagcacGAGCAGAGCTTAATTTCAGTTCATTAGAACAAGCTATTTTCTGGTTATTTGCTTTGCATTCAGTGTGAATGAATCAGTTGCATTGAAAGCTAGAAATAAGGGAAAGGGGCTAATCTTAGTTTATTGACTTGCAGGGACATGTCTAGggagctgaatcctaattttagCTACAATGTTTCTTTTATAAGTCTAGTTTCTGCTGGTAAATAGTCACAGGAGACCAGGATGTTCCATATGAGCCTGCAAGAAATCATTGGATAACATAGACCATGATAGCTGCTTTTGCTCCTGTACAGCCTACAGGAAAACAAAGTTAGCAATGGTCTCATATTTGCAACGGTTACCAGCAGATCTCATTTTCAGTTAAACAGACATTTAGTCTATCAATTTGATTATCAGAATCAAATTTTTCTCGTTGTACAAATAGTTTGGTTAATGGGGTAGTTCACTTGTACTTTAACATTTAATACATTATGGAATGGCCACTTGTTTGActggtcttttttatttcttattgttttttaattatttgtcttctttttatgactctttccatctttcaaaatgagtcagtgaccccagtaGCCAAAatcaattgctctgtaaggctacaacgtgattgttattcctacttttaaTGAATTATCATTAAAGCAAAAGGTAAAATGGGTAAAGAAAAACTTTACTGGCCAAACACTTTTAAGAAACTAGATCCGATgcggaatatttatcaaaggataaaatGAAAGTTCACCACACGGGAACATTacagctttttattattttgaaaaggaGTTTTATAGTTTGCATCTGATGAACTGTGGCACCCAGTCTCCAAAACTGGATGGCAGAACCTGATTAATTTACAATTAGACTGTAAGAACGTGTGGGCAGAGCCCTCGTTGTCTACTGTATTAATTTGTCAGCCACTTTACCTATAGTGCCTTACCAGGTCATGGGGTGAGGTGTTGACATTACAGGGGCTGTGATGTCATGGGATTGGGTGGATCACTGGAGCTGTACATGGTGGGAGCAGGTACGTAGGCCTTAAAAATGCTGGGCCATGTGGCAGAACGGTTTAGGGAGGAGAGGCCACCGGTGTGCTCTTCACCCAGACAACCTGGTTTtcggaagggctgcctgggtcaaaactgcctgccccaTTTTCTAAACTAGGGAAACCAGGCAGGACTATATTAGATTAACATGGCAATTTGGCCAATCATCGATCGCCACGTCATAACCCCACCCTGATTTCACTGTTCCCACCTCTAACATCACTTGCCCCACCCCTGTGATGTCACCTCCTGCCCGGTCTCAATACAGCTGTAAGGTGGCAATCCTAAGGTAACCATATACATCCAAATATACATACCCACACATGCTTATACTATACACACTTTACACAACACTATCATAAAAGGCCTATCCCCTTTTTGCTCTTGGTTttcctgttatctagaattcttgATCCAGCCAATTCCTGTGTGGGGAGACACAGCCCATTCTTTCTCCCACAATGCACCACTGTAATACTTGGCATTAGGGGAGGCCAGGCTGTTGGGGAACTATAGTGGACTTCTGTTGTGACAATTACAGATATTAATGTAATGTGTTAATAAAGTTGTTGAAGGTTTTCGAAGAGGGAAAAGGAAGTGAGTTAAAGAGTCAGCTTTGTGAGTGACAGGGAGAGAAGCAGAGAAAGGAGGGACAGTTAGGAGAGATATTGCAATTGTTGGAAGTTGAGAaattgtgtaaataaaaacaagattttggggttaAACCATTGCCTTCCATAGCTTTTATTGACAGTTACAAGGCAGGCTGATCCTGTCAGTCAGGCCTCACCTGTGCCCCATACTTACACTTCTCCAGCAGAGTCTCGGGCTCGTCTGTCACTGTCAATGGTTTAGACGCTTGACAGGTTATTAAAGCAACTATTTGCAGATTTTCTCTTTCACTTCAACATACATAAGTCAGACTTTaaacaaaggtgaaccactcgtGAGAGTTTTGCCTGCAATGTATACTCCTGAGACCCCAGAGTCGTATTAACGCGCCGCTGGAgtagaagaaataaatgagggTCACACAGAGACTGTTCcctctgtgctctacatccatctGCTCAGATGTTCCACTCTTGCTTGGAACATGTGATTCAATGTCACATCAATGGACCTCCATGACTGTGCAGTGTGAGTCACAGTGAGAGAATATTACATGACCTGCAGCAGAACCGCTGCATTAGAAAGATGCGGCAATGTGTCTGACCCTTGCTTAATTAAACACTTCATTGCCTGACCGAGGGATATGCAGCTCACTCATCTGTGTATAGTctgaaaataatgtatatattgccAACTCCTGCTTCCCACACTTAGAAtaagcacattatatacagtttatttttcattttattatatacagtttattttcATGCATATTCCATAATTATTTCTGCCAGCTCATGGCTGCTGCT
The Xenopus laevis strain J_2021 chromosome 9_10S, Xenopus_laevis_v10.1, whole genome shotgun sequence DNA segment above includes these coding regions:
- the elfn1.S gene encoding protein ELFN1 is translated as MAGHKGMVMPALCLWVLALCALIYTGQVQADCWLIEGDKGFVWLAICSQNQPPYEAIPQHINSTIVDLRLNENKIKSVHYSSLSRFGNLTYLNLTKNEVSYIEDGAFAGQFNLQVLQLGYNRLRNLTEGILRGLNKLEYLYLQANHIETVTPNAFWECPNIMNIDLSMNYIQRLDSNTFVSLSKLTVCELYSNPFYCSCELLGFLKWLEIFTNMTRTFDRMQCNSPPDYNGYYLLGQGQTKYRNALGMLSALCTDGSYTLMPHIISPKYQVTTGPPDNGCSEEDCYSGDGTTPLIDVHTPSINPKFSLKVNLNTETHTDAILVAEIPSPYSKMYILVQYNNSFFTDIQKLNAEKEFIKLEGLKANTNYTYCVASIRNALRFNHTCIAFYTRSHTKTESVPTPSTATHYIMTILGCLFGMVIILGIVYYCLRKKRQKEEKHKKSGGNMKKAIIELKYGPEMETPSITQLSQGQMMSAETIARIQYLPSVGEVEQYKLIETSETPKATKGNYMEVRTGEQPERRDCELSMPPDTQSSVAEISTIAKEVDKVNQIINNCIDALKSESTSFQGVKSGAVSTAEPQLVLISEQIPSKHGFLSPVYKDSYSHPLQRHHSMEVPQKRSSTSSSGSVRSPRSFRSEGSAHKSEAKYIEKTSPTSVTILTVTPAAAILRAEAEKIRQYTEHRHSYPGSHQSEQQQPPPIPHDNLGGRKPSILEPLTRPRPRELAYSQLSPHYHNFSYTSSPEYTCKPSHSIWERFKLHRKRHKEEEYMAAGHALRKKVQFAKDEDLHDILDYWKGVSAQHKS